Genomic DNA from Fimbriimonas ginsengisoli Gsoil 348:
TCGTGGAGACTCTCCGAAATGAGGAGACGCTATTCCGACGGACGCTTTCGAACGGGCTGCGGCTCCTCGCCGAGCAGATGGATGCCCTCATTGCGCAGCGCAAGTCGAGCTATAGCGGAACCGCTGCGTTTCAGCTCTACGACACCTACGGATTTCCACTCGAAATCACCCAGGAAATTCTGTCTGAGAGCGGCTTCACCCTGAATGTCGAGGCGTACGAAGCTGCCCTTGCCGAAGCCCAGATTCGCTCGCGGAAAGCCCAGGGGGACACCTCCGCTTACGGCGGCGTGACCGCCGCCGAGGAGTTGACTGCTGACGACGCGCCTGGCTTCACCACTTTCCTCGGTTACAGCGGCGTCGACGCCGAGGCTCGTGTCGTCCGAATCCGTCCGGCGGGAGAGGGGTTGCTCGTAGCCCTCGACCGAACCCCGTTCTACGCGGAGTCCGGCGGCCAGACCGGCGACCACGGAACGCTCACCTTGCCCGACGGAACCGCCTTACCGGTGGACAACACCACCAAGAGCGGCGGCACCTTCTGGCACCACGTGTCCGCAAAAGAAATAGAACCGGAGAAGCTCCTCGGACAAACCGTTCGAGCCCAGGTCCTCGGCGCCCGCCGCGACCGGATTCGGCGCAACCACACCGCGACCCACCTTCTCCAAGCCGCATTGCGACAGACGCTGGGGACGCACGTGGCCCAGGCCGGTTCGTACGTCGGGCCGGATAACCTCCGGTTCGACTTCACCCACAGCAAGGCGATGACGCCCGAGGAAATCGAGCGGGTGGAGCGCTCCGTCAACGAGCAGGCGCTCGCCAATACGGAGGTCACGACCTACGTCGATCTACCCATCGACGAGGCCCGAGCCAAAGGCGCGATGGCGCTCTTCGGCGAAAAGTACGGCGACCGGGTCCGCATGGTAGAGATCGGCGACTTCAGCCGCGAGCTCTGCGGCGGAATCCACGTCCGTACCACCGGCGAGATCGGTCTGTTCAAGATCGTAAGCGAGTCGTCCGCCGCCAGCGGAGTCCGGCGAATCGAAGCGATCACCGGCGAAGGGGCGTACGAGTGGGTTCTGGAAGAAACAAAGCGCCTGCGAGAAGCAGCCGCCCTGCTCAAGACCTCTCCGCGAGAGCTGGTCCCCGCGATCGAACGGACGGTGGAAGCCGCGAAGGAAGAGCGCCGCCGCCGCGAAAAGGCTGAGATGGCATCCATGGGTGGCGGTACCGCCACCGCCGAGCGAAGCGATGCCATCGATGTCGGACCGGTCGTGCTTTGGCGTCGCAACTTCGGCGACGTCGACCCGAAGCTGGCGGCGAACGCCGTGGACAACGCCGCCGCCGCGAAGCCGAACCAGGTGACCCTCGCCGCCGTCGTCTCGAACGGCAAGCCGCAGTTCATCTGTAAGTGCGGTACGGACGCGGTTACCGCCGGCGCCCACGCCGGCAACCTCCTCCGGGAAGTAGCGAAGATCGCCGGAGGAGGAGGCGGAGGCCGCCCCGACTTCGCCACCGCCGGCGGCCGAGACGCCGGCAAGGTTGACGAAGCGCTAGAAGCCGCGGCGAAGATCCTGGCCACAATGGTCGGAGTCAGCGCCGACTAATCCCATAGCGTCGGTTACCTAACATCAAAGGTTCGGGCCACCGAGGTGGCCGTTACCGGGTTGAAATGGGCACGGGAGATTATTAAGGGGGCTCGACTCCAACGACCTGAGCTGGGTCAGCGGAAGCTCCAAGGTCGCGCAACATGGGGCAAATGGGTCCTGGGTCTTTCGCAACCCGTGCTACCATCGGTACGTACCTCCGACCGCTTTAAACGAGGTCTTTCCAATGAAACACTCTATGACAACTGGCCACCGAATGCGCCGCACCGGCCTTCGCGTCGCGATGGGCGCGGGCTTGCTGGCCTCGCTTGCCGGCGTTTACGCTTTCCGCAGCCTCACCGCCCGTCCGGGCGAGGGAGCGCTTCGCTTTGTTCCCGCCGACGCGCTGGCCGTGGTCAGCATCGACCTCTCGCCGAGTGCGTCGCAAACCGTCGCTTTCAAGAAGATCGACGACGCCCTCGCCCGCAACGGGTTTGACGGCATGGTCGAGAAATCGCTTATCGACATCTTCGACGGCGGCACCCCCGGCGCCGATGCCCTGCGCCCGCTGACCACGCGGAGCGGCGCGGTCGCCCTCCTGCCCGGAGCGGATGGAACGATGAAACAAGCGAAGGGACTTGCCCTTCTCGCCGTGACCGACGGCGCGGCGGCCCAGGCTGCGCTCGACAAATTCGGCGCCGTCCAGTATTACAAGGGCGCCAAGTGTTACAAGTTTAAGAACGGAAAAAGCTCCTACATGCTCGAAGGGGACACCCTTCTTGTCGGAGAGAACCCCGCCTCCCTTTACCGGGCCCGTCAGGTCATAAGCGGCGCTGCTCCCGCAATAACCGCCGACGCGCAGTTCAACGGAGCAAGAACGCACGTTGCCGACGACGCGAATATCAAGCTGTTCGTTTCGCCGAAGCTAATGTCCTCACCCGAGATGCAGCAGGCGAGCGGAATGATGAGGGACTGGATGGCGGTGGGAGTCGCGATCCGCGACGGCGGCATCGGCGTCAGCTACGCCAGCCTCGTCGACCTTACCAAACAGCCCGCCCTCGCTCAGATGGGTCAGATCCCCGGGATTAGAAGCGACCTATTCAAGGTACTTCCCGCGGGAGCTTACGGCGCCACCGTGCTCTCGCAACCGGCCACCTATTTCGAGTCGGTCGAAGGGAAGCTGAGAGAGGACAAAAACGTTCAAAAAGAGATGTCCGAGATGGAGGAGAGCCTCCAGAAGGAGACCGGCATGGACTTCCGCAAGGACGTCCTTCCCGCTTTCAAGGGGAACGCC
This window encodes:
- a CDS encoding DUF3352 domain-containing protein; this translates as MTTGHRMRRTGLRVAMGAGLLASLAGVYAFRSLTARPGEGALRFVPADALAVVSIDLSPSASQTVAFKKIDDALARNGFDGMVEKSLIDIFDGGTPGADALRPLTTRSGAVALLPGADGTMKQAKGLALLAVTDGAAAQAALDKFGAVQYYKGAKCYKFKNGKSSYMLEGDTLLVGENPASLYRARQVISGAAPAITADAQFNGARTHVADDANIKLFVSPKLMSSPEMQQASGMMRDWMAVGVAIRDGGIGVSYASLVDLTKQPALAQMGQIPGIRSDLFKVLPAGAYGATVLSQPATYFESVEGKLREDKNVQKEMSEMEESLQKETGMDFRKDVLPAFKGNAVVAAYPASTGAAAGADLLIVLDDSNGADPANATERFRNWVERQMEKEGKQQGPLWTDRQAEGAHFFRISDKVEADLRKSMGEGMDANQINKSALVDSKTVAWAVVGRAVLASTNQQLLDRAVQSYQHGVGGLETDPKFGPIEKDLVDGSQQIMMFSLSRIAEGVKNTVNTSKMDKDGRGIFESVLDAFANLDQPLTIKGKMQSDGRASGGMFIPLDYDKLLDFAGKMKNKK
- the alaS gene encoding alanine--tRNA ligase codes for the protein MTVRELREKYLRFFESKGHQRFPAASLVPYDVTGRLDESLLFTGAGMIQFKPFFRGVARPDHLRLITCQPCVRTGDIDEIGDDTHLSFFEMLGNFSFGDYFKAQAIAFSWEFLTDKQWLGLDPRRLSFSIFEDDEEAYNEWAFWLTPAGLEPASRIVRLGEESNYWPANAFSAGPPGPCGPNSEMFYWTSKEEPPGNDYTQEDWVRDEAAGKWVEIWNDVFIQYEWQGHLKDPSNSKLGYEKDGMPELPFKSIDTGMGLDRTAIVLGGHKSIYEIDVFQPIFAKIRGLRGAGVPPAGSREERAERIVADHLRTASFCIADGILPGNTGRGYVLRRLIRRATLQGQRVLGFNEPFLHIVYEGLVESMGDFYTSLIDQREMIVETLRNEETLFRRTLSNGLRLLAEQMDALIAQRKSSYSGTAAFQLYDTYGFPLEITQEILSESGFTLNVEAYEAALAEAQIRSRKAQGDTSAYGGVTAAEELTADDAPGFTTFLGYSGVDAEARVVRIRPAGEGLLVALDRTPFYAESGGQTGDHGTLTLPDGTALPVDNTTKSGGTFWHHVSAKEIEPEKLLGQTVRAQVLGARRDRIRRNHTATHLLQAALRQTLGTHVAQAGSYVGPDNLRFDFTHSKAMTPEEIERVERSVNEQALANTEVTTYVDLPIDEARAKGAMALFGEKYGDRVRMVEIGDFSRELCGGIHVRTTGEIGLFKIVSESSAASGVRRIEAITGEGAYEWVLEETKRLREAAALLKTSPRELVPAIERTVEAAKEERRRREKAEMASMGGGTATAERSDAIDVGPVVLWRRNFGDVDPKLAANAVDNAAAAKPNQVTLAAVVSNGKPQFICKCGTDAVTAGAHAGNLLREVAKIAGGGGGGRPDFATAGGRDAGKVDEALEAAAKILATMVGVSAD